A region of Lycium barbarum isolate Lr01 chromosome 1, ASM1917538v2, whole genome shotgun sequence DNA encodes the following proteins:
- the LOC132612386 gene encoding uncharacterized protein LOC132612386 codes for MVKAGEKILLQLHELEEFRYHAYENAKMYKERTKRIQDRRIQSRDFEPRQLVLLYNSRLQIFGGKLKSKWSGPFEVVRVTAHGAVELQRPNSDETFLVNGKRVKHYYGEATDCARTTIDLEEA; via the coding sequence ATGGTTAAAGCTGGGGAAAAAATATtgttgcagctgcacgagttggaagaatttcgctatcatgcttatgaaaatGCGAAAATGTACAAGGAGCGAACTAAGAGAATTCAGGACAGGCGCATCCAATCTCGTGACTTTGAACCTAGGCAGTTAGTGTTGTTGTATAACTCTAGGCTGCAGATTTTCGGTGGAAAGCTGAAGAGTAAATGGTCCGGGCCATTCGAGGTAGTTCGTGTGACTGCACATGGTGCAGTCGAGCTCCAAAGACCCAACTCGGATGAGACATTCTTGGTGAACGGgaaaagagtgaagcattactacggGGAGGCCACTGACTGCGCAAGGACCACTATTgatctagaagaggcttga